One Trachemys scripta elegans isolate TJP31775 chromosome 4, CAS_Tse_1.0, whole genome shotgun sequence genomic region harbors:
- the LOC117876504 gene encoding transmembrane and coiled-coil domain-containing protein 5B-like, translating into MENSLIHNLSITNKSLQNQIWDLRETAVELDAENQKLMKENKEIKDQNRRLQARADCFKTLVGDLQREVDYAREMAEGREEKINKLEFQNKHLEKINKQLNMEIMEMACQISAYHNIYQEKDIYGVRNIIYENKKCLKHLKITLESEEQLYEQEKLETCQLRETLEELDKTGEFQKNDIMQLEGQLVMPTQETALLRVENEDKFQAGSLLRQVAEDKFVENSLHEPKKHNFLCYIWNLLKLLLTFVVWLGLAAALVLLYTYVFNNDFIADSLPLLISDHDLDMLIQILSPYLIWKNDGLLPF; encoded by the coding sequence ATGGAGAATTCCTTGATTCACAACCTGTCTATTACAAACAAAAGTTTACAAAATCAAATATGGGATCTCAGAGAAACAGCTGTAGAGCTTGATGCTGAAAACCAGAAGctaatgaaagaaaacaaagagataAAAGACCAGAACAGGAGATTGCAAGCCAGAGCAGACTGCTTTAAGACATTAGTGGGAGACCTACAAAGAGAAGTGGACTATGCCAGGGAGATGGcggaaggaagagaagagaagattaaTAAATTAGAATTCCAAAACAAACacttggagaaaataaataaacaactTAACATGGAAATCATGGAAATGGCCTGCCAGATTTCTGCATATCACAATATCTATCAGGAAAAAGACATATATGGGGTGAGAAACATAATATATGAAAACAAGAAGTGTCTGAAACACCTAAAGATCACTCTAGAAAGTGAAGAACAGCTGTATGAACAGGAAAAGCTAGAAACGTGCCAGTTAAGGGAGACACTGGAAGAGCTTGACAAAACTGGGGAGTTTCAGAAAAATGACATCATGCAACTGGAAGGGCAGCTGGTAATGCCAACCCAGGAAACAGCATTACTGAGGGTGGAGAACGAGGACAAGTTTCAGGCTGGTTCATTATTGAGGCAAGTTGCTGAAGACAAGTTTGTGGAGAACTCACTTCACGAGCCTAAGAAACACAATTTCCTCTGTTACATTTGGAATCTCTTAAAGCTCTTGCTCACATTCGTGGTTTGGTTGGGACTTGCAGCAGCTTTGGTATTATTATACACCTATGTTTTCAACAATGATTTTATAGCTGACAGCCTTCCACTATTGATTAGTGACCATGACCTTGACATGCTAATACAGATCTTGTCTCCATATCTTATCTGGAAAAATGATGGACTGTTGCCGTTTTGA